The Narcine bancroftii isolate sNarBan1 chromosome 11, sNarBan1.hap1, whole genome shotgun sequence genome has a window encoding:
- the LOC138746050 gene encoding parathyroid hormone-related protein-like isoform X2 — protein MSNVRRLFQHLSFAIFLLCSSMATYGKQMDENSNIKKRSVSEHQFMHDKSRSIQELQRRIWLNSVMGELHTAEGRRLARPQPPRSPKRPASWPNAPDVSVLLIKLAANNSHNEGAKTPQEQLQETNKPGGLKYQNTKKNGKRKKQGKNSKRKPQRGRAGKSRRPARSSGSEVKDPGRGHDSKPLLSAASGQLWQ, from the exons ATGTCGAACGTCAGAAGGTTGTTTCAGCATCTGAGCTTCGCGATATTTCTCTTATGTTCTTCCATGGCTACATATGGGAAACAAATGGATGAAAACTCTAATATAAA GAAGAGGTCTGTCTCGGAGCACCAGTTCATGCATGACAAGAGCAGGTCTATCCAGGAGCTGCAGAGGCGGATCTGGCTGAACAGTGTAATGGGCGAGCTACATACGGCAGAGGGCCGGCGACTGGCTCGACCACAGCCGCCTCGCAGTCCCAAACGCCCGGCGTCTTGGCCGAACGCGCCGGACGTGTCTGTCCTTTTAATCAAACTTGCCGCTAACAACAGCCACAACGAGGGTGCCAAGACCCCGCAGGAGCAGTTGCAAGAGACCAACAAGCCCGGTGGTTTAAAATACCAGAATACAAAGAAGAATGGCAAGAGGAAGAAGCAAGGCAAAAATAGCAAGCGCAAACCACAGAGGGGTCGTGCGGGGAAGAGCAGAAGGCCCGCACGCTCCTCCGGTTCCGAAGTCAAGGATCCCGGGAGAGGGCACGATTCCAAGCCGCTCCTCTCTGCCGCCAGTGGACAGTTATGGCAGTGA
- the LOC138746050 gene encoding parathyroid hormone-related protein-like isoform X1, with translation MCSQVGRSEMSNVRRLFQHLSFAIFLLCSSMATYGKQMDENSNIKKRSVSEHQFMHDKSRSIQELQRRIWLNSVMGELHTAEGRRLARPQPPRSPKRPASWPNAPDVSVLLIKLAANNSHNEGAKTPQEQLQETNKPGGLKYQNTKKNGKRKKQGKNSKRKPQRGRAGKSRRPARSSGSEVKDPGRGHDSKPLLSAASGQLWQ, from the exons ATGTGTTCGCAGGTTGGAAGAAGTGAAATGTCGAACGTCAGAAGGTTGTTTCAGCATCTGAGCTTCGCGATATTTCTCTTATGTTCTTCCATGGCTACATATGGGAAACAAATGGATGAAAACTCTAATATAAA GAAGAGGTCTGTCTCGGAGCACCAGTTCATGCATGACAAGAGCAGGTCTATCCAGGAGCTGCAGAGGCGGATCTGGCTGAACAGTGTAATGGGCGAGCTACATACGGCAGAGGGCCGGCGACTGGCTCGACCACAGCCGCCTCGCAGTCCCAAACGCCCGGCGTCTTGGCCGAACGCGCCGGACGTGTCTGTCCTTTTAATCAAACTTGCCGCTAACAACAGCCACAACGAGGGTGCCAAGACCCCGCAGGAGCAGTTGCAAGAGACCAACAAGCCCGGTGGTTTAAAATACCAGAATACAAAGAAGAATGGCAAGAGGAAGAAGCAAGGCAAAAATAGCAAGCGCAAACCACAGAGGGGTCGTGCGGGGAAGAGCAGAAGGCCCGCACGCTCCTCCGGTTCCGAAGTCAAGGATCCCGGGAGAGGGCACGATTCCAAGCCGCTCCTCTCTGCCGCCAGTGGACAGTTATGGCAGTGA